The Actinomycetes bacterium genome contains a region encoding:
- a CDS encoding cytidine deaminase — MVTELNADDQKLVTLARAARARIRANNGAAVRDETGRTYVGADVDLSSLVISAVELAVGQAAASGAEQISAMVIVTDGPFEQRPTTDSAADMGCRVVVWANAAGEVVDVFDDR, encoded by the coding sequence ATCGTGACAGAATTGAACGCAGATGATCAGAAGCTAGTTACGCTGGCACGGGCGGCGCGGGCGCGAATCCGAGCCAATAACGGCGCTGCGGTCCGTGATGAGACTGGGCGCACCTATGTCGGTGCCGATGTGGATTTGTCGTCGCTGGTGATAAGTGCGGTGGAGCTTGCGGTGGGGCAAGCGGCCGCATCCGGGGCTGAGCAGATCAGTGCCATGGTCATCGTTACCGACGGGCCCTTCGAGCAGCGACCAACGACTGATTCTGCGGCTGACATGGGTTGTCGAGTTGTGGTGTGGGCGAACGCCGCGGGCGAAGTAGTGGATGTGTTTGATGACCGCTGA